A genomic segment from Gracilimonas sediminicola encodes:
- a CDS encoding rhodanese-like domain-containing protein — MTATATLQRTDAETLHRKMTGEFAPIIINALSRDAYLAKHIPGSINIPTENAELAKEVIPFMDAEIIVYCANSDCDASPNLAQKLEEMGYTNVSDFEEGLAGWRQAGYELTGTEV, encoded by the coding sequence ATGACGGCTACAGCAACACTTCAACGAACAGACGCAGAAACTTTACATCGCAAAATGACCGGTGAATTTGCCCCGATCATCATCAACGCATTATCACGCGATGCCTATCTCGCTAAACATATTCCGGGCTCCATTAATATACCCACGGAAAACGCAGAACTGGCGAAAGAAGTAATCCCATTTATGGACGCTGAAATCATTGTGTATTGCGCAAATTCAGACTGTGACGCATCGCCAAATCTTGCACAGAAGCTGGAAGAAATGGGATACACCAACGTCAGTGACTTTGAAGAAGGCCTTGCAGGCTGGCGACAAGCCGGGTATGAATTGACCGGAACTGAAGTCTGA
- a CDS encoding amidohydrolase, whose product MSDLQDVINLRRTLHRYPELSNLEFETSKRISAFINALNPDDEISISKTGKAFVFEGEEPGKTLVFRCELDALPIQEKSNLAYRSSIPGVAHLCGHDGHMAIVARLGQLISENRPKKGKVVLLFQPAEENYLGAKDVVESKEFHALSPDYIFALHNIPGVKKNTVLLKTGSFTAASCGFTVKLEGRTSHAAEPQNGLNPYNTATHIIDQILELANDNRSAFSDHTIATLIYIRLGEVAFGVSPGSLEMGITLRAYQNEDLDLLCNKSEAIVAKLAEENGLDFEWSYSEIYPATLNDADCVSMISDSAKTNELTVQQMDHPNNWSEDFAYFTATNKGAQFGFGAGENLLPLHNPGYDFPDDIIEPAAHTFFSIYKENLL is encoded by the coding sequence ATGTCCGATTTACAAGATGTCATCAACCTGAGACGCACCCTTCATCGCTACCCTGAGTTATCGAACCTGGAGTTTGAGACTTCCAAACGAATCTCAGCCTTCATCAATGCACTGAATCCCGATGATGAAATATCGATTTCAAAAACCGGGAAAGCCTTTGTGTTTGAAGGAGAGGAACCGGGCAAAACCCTGGTCTTCCGGTGCGAACTTGATGCCCTCCCAATCCAGGAAAAGTCGAACCTGGCCTACCGTTCATCTATACCCGGAGTAGCCCACCTTTGCGGGCACGACGGGCACATGGCCATCGTTGCCCGACTGGGGCAGCTTATATCTGAAAACCGACCCAAGAAAGGGAAAGTCGTTTTGCTCTTTCAGCCGGCTGAAGAAAATTACCTCGGTGCTAAAGATGTGGTTGAGTCCAAAGAATTTCATGCGCTTTCCCCGGATTATATCTTTGCCCTTCACAATATTCCCGGCGTCAAAAAGAATACTGTACTGCTGAAGACCGGAAGTTTCACAGCCGCTTCCTGTGGTTTTACAGTAAAGCTGGAAGGAAGGACATCACACGCAGCCGAACCTCAAAACGGACTGAATCCATACAACACGGCCACTCACATTATTGACCAAATTCTGGAGCTGGCAAATGATAACCGCTCGGCTTTTTCCGATCATACCATAGCCACCCTTATCTACATACGATTAGGGGAAGTTGCCTTTGGTGTTTCACCGGGCAGCCTGGAAATGGGCATAACTCTGAGAGCCTACCAAAACGAAGACCTTGATCTCCTTTGTAATAAATCGGAAGCTATTGTTGCGAAGCTGGCTGAGGAAAACGGGCTGGATTTCGAATGGAGTTATTCTGAAATCTATCCTGCTACGCTTAATGATGCGGATTGCGTAAGCATGATTTCAGACTCAGCAAAAACCAATGAGCTCACGGTTCAACAGATGGATCATCCCAATAACTGGTCAGAAGATTTTGCCTATTTCACAGCTACCAATAAAGGCGCTCAGTTTGGATTCGGAGCCGGCGAAAACCTGCTTCCTTTGCATAATCCCGGATATGATTTTCCCGATGATATTATAGAACCGGCCGCCCACACTTTCTTTTCCATTTATAAAGAGAACCTGCTCTGA
- a CDS encoding RidA family protein: MQKKIINTDNAPAAVGVYSQAIQVGNTLYLSGQIGLIPESRELAGDDLESQTHQTLKNIRAVLKAAGYEMSDVVKAQVFLDDMNDYSAFNEVYVQYFPENPPARAVVEVSRIPLDAKVEIMVTAVKN, translated from the coding sequence ATACAAAAGAAAATCATTAATACCGATAATGCTCCGGCTGCTGTGGGGGTATATTCACAAGCCATTCAAGTAGGCAATACACTTTACCTGTCGGGACAAATAGGCCTGATACCCGAAAGTCGCGAGCTTGCCGGAGATGACCTTGAATCTCAAACCCATCAAACGCTGAAGAATATCAGGGCAGTATTAAAGGCCGCCGGTTATGAAATGTCGGATGTGGTAAAGGCGCAGGTATTTTTGGATGACATGAATGATTATTCGGCATTCAATGAAGTGTATGTTCAGTACTTTCCCGAAAATCCACCGGCACGGGCGGTTGTTGAAGTCAGCCGAATTCCCCTGGATGCTAAAGTAGAAATCATGGTTACTGCTGTAAAAAATTAG
- a CDS encoding efflux RND transporter permease subunit, with protein sequence MKKFSVAGGILQRPITVIMMTLIVIGFGVFSLTNLKVTLYPSFNIPVLAVSSGYQNVAPEDINRIIVDPIEGALSGIEGIETLEARVSRGNAFVILRLREGTDIRKTELKVRKAIDEIRGELPQQAQEPVIFQFDPENRPIMRLSIDAENRGLDELRNIGLELVETRLERIEGLASAETQGGLERRIYIDVTPMKLAQHNLVPSDIESALRSNNVQLPIGNVVADRINYSVRAQSTYQDVEQIANTIVTIAENGVPIRVKDVADVSDGFTEVTSLVRVNGRNSVSVDVQKNSDANTLDVVNAVKEVVPEINDILPPGVVLQVLSDEGQTIEDSVNNLSQSALGALVVVILVILIFMGGWRISLVVACSIPVSIAASFAAMYAADLTLNILTISALALAIGLLVDNSIVVTESIARKLEDGLPRFKAALEGTNEVIGALLGSTLTTLGVFIPIILISGTQGAFFREFAYTICFAIGFSFLSSIILVPVISLLALDAKQFNTKNLAFRGISKLERGYTKALGWLFHHKWISLLAMVAIMAGTFMLYTNIPKEGFPESDSGQIDIDISLPEGSKLTKTANIMENFSDRIGEMPEVETMITSIGRSRWREQTNRGEISVTLVSETQREQTTNDFAVFLREELTSPGVDVRVRVEGGGLRFGRGWDSGGGSIRLSLIGPEIDQLVAISNKIDARLLQDPTVISVDNGRTDPTPELHFIADRERLGLLGTNLGTIAGALRTQTLGNQAGYYIAEGREIPIEVRTQKQALTSREDLFDLEVFQVGDQRIPVAAVGEFVPTRGVDSFSRRDRETVLDVNIQIQGNAIEYEPIIREFLETEVVLPEGYRYEFTGGTRETQEGQSEFAFALLAALVLMFMIMASLFENFRDPFVIWLCIPLAMFGALAYLFLIGDPLSTTSQIGIFMLVGIIVNNGIVLVDYMHLYTKGMEYDMLNRKSVRWQNLFIPVFFWKEKPTNKDSVLLKNILEACRRRMRPILLTAITTICSMIPLSLEVGSGAQTWSPLAKAVIGGLLFGSALTLFITPIISVSLSMTIEWFKALFRSNKTAVEA encoded by the coding sequence ATGAAAAAATTCAGCGTAGCCGGAGGTATTTTACAGCGCCCGATCACCGTCATCATGATGACCCTTATTGTGATTGGCTTCGGCGTGTTTTCCCTTACTAACCTCAAAGTGACCCTCTACCCCTCATTCAATATTCCGGTACTTGCTGTTTCATCGGGATACCAGAACGTAGCCCCGGAAGACATCAACCGGATAATTGTTGACCCGATTGAAGGAGCCCTTTCGGGAATTGAAGGAATTGAAACCCTTGAGGCACGTGTAAGTCGCGGAAATGCATTTGTGATTTTACGACTAAGAGAAGGCACCGACATCCGTAAAACCGAGCTCAAAGTCAGAAAGGCGATTGATGAAATCCGGGGTGAACTTCCACAGCAGGCACAGGAACCGGTAATCTTCCAGTTTGATCCGGAAAACAGGCCCATTATGCGGCTCAGTATCGATGCCGAAAACCGTGGACTCGACGAACTTCGAAATATCGGGCTCGAACTGGTCGAGACCCGGCTTGAGCGGATTGAAGGACTGGCTTCGGCAGAAACCCAGGGCGGACTCGAACGGCGTATCTACATCGATGTAACCCCCATGAAACTGGCGCAGCACAACCTGGTTCCGTCTGATATTGAAAGTGCCCTCCGAAGTAACAATGTGCAGCTGCCCATTGGTAATGTTGTAGCAGACCGAATCAATTATAGCGTACGGGCACAATCCACCTATCAGGATGTAGAGCAGATTGCTAATACCATTGTAACCATAGCCGAAAACGGTGTCCCCATTCGGGTAAAAGACGTGGCTGATGTCAGCGATGGCTTCACCGAAGTAACGAGCCTGGTAAGAGTTAACGGACGAAACAGCGTATCTGTTGATGTGCAAAAAAACTCAGATGCCAATACGCTCGATGTCGTAAACGCGGTGAAAGAAGTAGTGCCGGAAATCAATGATATTTTACCTCCCGGCGTCGTACTTCAGGTTCTTTCTGATGAAGGACAAACCATTGAAGATTCCGTAAATAATTTATCGCAGTCGGCTCTCGGGGCTTTGGTTGTAGTTATTTTAGTAATCCTGATTTTTATGGGAGGATGGAGAATTTCTCTGGTAGTGGCTTGTTCCATTCCGGTATCAATCGCTGCCAGTTTTGCGGCAATGTACGCAGCCGACCTTACACTGAATATCCTCACCATCTCAGCCCTGGCCCTCGCAATCGGACTATTGGTGGATAATTCAATCGTGGTAACCGAAAGTATTGCACGTAAACTCGAGGATGGTCTTCCCCGGTTCAAAGCGGCACTGGAAGGTACAAACGAAGTAATTGGAGCATTGCTTGGCTCAACGCTGACCACGCTTGGTGTTTTCATACCCATTATTTTGATTTCTGGAACTCAGGGTGCTTTCTTCCGGGAATTTGCCTACACCATCTGTTTTGCCATCGGCTTTTCCTTCCTGTCTTCCATCATCTTGGTGCCTGTAATTTCCTTACTGGCCCTCGATGCCAAGCAATTCAATACCAAAAATCTGGCATTCCGTGGCATCTCAAAACTGGAAAGAGGATACACAAAAGCGCTTGGCTGGTTATTTCACCATAAATGGATTTCTCTGTTAGCCATGGTTGCTATCATGGCCGGAACCTTCATGTTATACACCAACATCCCGAAAGAAGGTTTTCCGGAGTCTGATTCCGGCCAGATCGATATCGATATAAGTTTGCCGGAGGGAAGTAAGCTTACCAAAACGGCAAACATCATGGAGAACTTCAGCGACCGTATCGGTGAAATGCCTGAAGTTGAAACCATGATAACATCCATCGGGCGAAGCAGATGGAGAGAACAAACCAATAGAGGGGAAATAAGTGTAACTCTGGTCTCTGAAACCCAAAGAGAACAAACCACCAACGACTTTGCTGTATTTTTGAGGGAGGAATTGACCTCTCCCGGAGTGGACGTTCGGGTTCGTGTTGAAGGTGGTGGATTACGATTCGGGCGCGGCTGGGATTCCGGAGGTGGCTCCATCCGTTTAAGTCTGATTGGTCCTGAAATCGATCAGCTTGTTGCCATTTCAAACAAAATAGATGCCCGGTTGTTACAAGATCCAACCGTCATTTCAGTTGATAACGGAAGAACTGATCCTACCCCGGAGCTGCATTTTATCGCCGACCGGGAACGCCTGGGTTTACTGGGTACAAATCTTGGAACCATTGCCGGAGCGCTCCGAACTCAGACGCTGGGCAATCAAGCCGGGTATTATATTGCAGAAGGACGTGAAATCCCCATTGAAGTACGAACACAAAAACAGGCGTTAACCAGTCGCGAAGACTTGTTTGACCTCGAAGTATTCCAGGTGGGCGATCAACGGATACCAGTTGCAGCCGTTGGTGAGTTTGTACCGACTCGCGGAGTGGATTCCTTCTCACGACGAGACCGCGAAACAGTGCTGGATGTAAACATTCAGATTCAGGGAAATGCAATTGAGTATGAGCCGATTATCCGGGAATTCCTTGAAACGGAAGTGGTGCTGCCCGAAGGATATCGCTATGAATTTACCGGCGGCACCCGTGAAACTCAGGAAGGTCAGTCCGAGTTTGCCTTTGCTTTATTGGCAGCGCTCGTACTCATGTTTATGATCATGGCTTCCCTGTTCGAAAACTTCCGGGACCCATTCGTTATTTGGCTCTGCATTCCCCTTGCCATGTTTGGAGCGTTAGCGTATCTATTTCTGATTGGTGATCCGCTCAGTACTACATCGCAAATAGGTATATTTATGCTGGTGGGTATCATCGTCAATAACGGGATTGTACTCGTAGATTATATGCACCTGTACACCAAAGGCATGGAATATGACATGCTGAACCGTAAGTCGGTTCGCTGGCAGAATCTCTTCATTCCTGTTTTCTTCTGGAAAGAAAAGCCGACGAATAAAGATTCTGTTCTGTTAAAAAATATTTTAGAGGCCTGTCGAAGACGTATGCGACCCATCCTGCTTACGGCTATTACCACTATCTGCTCCATGATTCCGCTTTCACTGGAAGTTGGTTCCGGAGCACAAACCTGGTCGCCATTAGCTAAAGCTGTAATCGGCGGCTTGCTGTTTGGCTCAGCTCTTACACTATTTATCACACCAATTATCTCTGTTTCATTGAGCATGACGATAGAGTGGTTTAAGGCATTATTCAGAAGTAACAAAACCGCAGTGGAAGCGTAA
- a CDS encoding aminotransferase class V-fold PLP-dependent enzyme, with the protein METRKQFLKKIGSGAAALTAGAFFNPMKTEKLKEKLDSYSGTAVEIARNEDFWAQVQQAFTVDRSLINLNNGGVSPSPAFVQEAMKKHLDFSNQAPVYNMWRILEPRREGVRQRLARNFGVDTEEIAITRNASESLQICQLGFDLNPGDEVLTTDQDYPRMINTFKQRERREGIKLNQISIPVPAEDDAEIVRRFEEAITPNTKLILMCHIINLTGQILPVKKVVHMARKKGIPVIVDGAHAYAHFEFDHADLDCDYYTTSLHKWLFAPHGTGMLYVRKDKIKDLWPLMAAAESQDEDIRKFEEIGTHPAANFLAIGEALTFHEGIGSSRKEARLKYLNDLWIDEIVDGDKVVLHTSRNPKYACGIATVEIKGMEPNELNSTLWSDYRIITTPINHEQFRGIRVTPNVYTTREEIDRFVGAMKDQIKKV; encoded by the coding sequence ATGGAAACACGTAAACAGTTCTTGAAAAAAATTGGCAGTGGAGCTGCTGCACTGACGGCCGGGGCTTTTTTCAACCCAATGAAGACCGAAAAGCTTAAAGAAAAGCTTGACTCCTACTCAGGAACCGCTGTAGAAATTGCCCGGAATGAAGATTTCTGGGCCCAGGTACAACAAGCCTTTACCGTAGATCGAAGCCTGATCAACCTGAACAACGGAGGGGTTAGTCCTTCCCCGGCTTTTGTACAAGAAGCTATGAAGAAGCATCTGGATTTCTCCAATCAGGCCCCGGTTTATAACATGTGGAGGATACTTGAACCCAGAAGAGAAGGCGTTCGCCAGCGGCTGGCCCGCAACTTTGGAGTTGACACTGAGGAAATTGCAATCACCAGAAACGCCTCAGAAAGCCTCCAAATTTGCCAGCTCGGCTTCGACCTTAATCCGGGCGATGAAGTACTTACAACCGATCAGGATTACCCCAGAATGATCAACACATTCAAACAGCGGGAACGGCGGGAAGGCATCAAACTAAATCAAATCAGCATCCCGGTTCCGGCCGAAGATGATGCTGAGATTGTCCGGCGATTTGAGGAAGCCATCACCCCAAATACCAAACTGATTTTGATGTGCCATATCATCAACCTGACAGGGCAAATTCTTCCTGTTAAAAAGGTGGTGCACATGGCACGCAAAAAGGGAATCCCGGTTATCGTGGATGGAGCCCACGCTTATGCACATTTCGAATTCGATCATGCTGATCTGGATTGTGATTATTATACAACCAGCCTTCACAAATGGCTTTTTGCCCCTCATGGAACGGGTATGCTTTACGTTCGCAAAGATAAGATTAAAGACTTATGGCCTTTGATGGCAGCAGCAGAATCTCAGGACGAAGACATCCGGAAATTCGAAGAAATCGGTACCCACCCCGCGGCAAATTTTTTAGCCATCGGGGAAGCTCTGACTTTCCATGAGGGAATCGGTTCATCCCGAAAAGAGGCCCGCCTCAAATACCTGAATGACCTTTGGATTGATGAGATCGTGGATGGCGATAAAGTTGTTTTACATACCAGCCGGAATCCAAAATACGCCTGCGGAATTGCTACAGTTGAAATTAAAGGAATGGAGCCTAACGAACTAAACAGTACCTTATGGAGTGATTACCGAATCATCACCACCCCTATTAATCACGAGCAGTTTAGAGGCATCCGCGTAACACCAAATGTATATACGACCAGGGAAGAGATTGACCGTTTTGTGGGTGCTATGAAAGACCAGATTAAAAAGGTTTAG
- a CDS encoding M20/M25/M40 family metallo-hydrolase, with translation MKRIALIVCIVMSLPFGLVHAQTTDEMVDAIVKEATENSQLEYLAHQLTDVIGPRLVGTPQMQHAHEWAVEQFEEWRISAENQQFGQWQGWERGITHVDLVSPRVVSLEGMQLAWSPATKKGGVEGKLDIIPDVENKAAFEEWLKTIKGKFILVSMMQPTGRPDYNWEEYATEESFQKMKEERDAMQDAWRERFTKIGYNSREVLSVLEEAGAAGIIQSRWSSGFGVNKIFSAGTEKVPVIDLALEDYGMLYRMVEYGDDPVIKVNAQSKKLGKVPTFNTIATIPGSEKPDEYIILSAHYDSWDGGTGATDNATGSITMMEAARILKEVYPNPKRTIIVGLWGSEEQGLNGSTAFVEDNPEIVDNMQALFNQDNGTGRVVRISGQGFLHAYEFLGRWLEAVPRDITRHIETTFPGTPGGGGSDYASFVSAGAPGFSLSSLSWSYWNYTWHTNRDTYDKIVFDDVRNNAILTAVLTYMASEDPETFPRDKAVLPISRRTGEQMTWPTPRTANRDGGN, from the coding sequence ATGAAAAGAATCGCACTTATTGTATGTATAGTGATGTCGCTGCCATTCGGACTGGTCCATGCTCAAACGACCGACGAAATGGTGGATGCCATCGTAAAAGAGGCCACTGAAAATTCACAGCTGGAATACCTGGCTCATCAGCTCACGGATGTGATCGGCCCTCGACTGGTTGGAACACCTCAAATGCAGCACGCTCATGAATGGGCCGTTGAGCAATTTGAAGAATGGAGAATCTCAGCAGAAAATCAGCAGTTTGGCCAGTGGCAGGGATGGGAACGTGGCATTACCCATGTTGACCTGGTTTCACCCCGGGTGGTTTCGCTGGAAGGAATGCAGCTTGCCTGGAGTCCTGCCACCAAAAAAGGTGGAGTAGAAGGCAAACTGGATATCATCCCTGATGTAGAAAACAAAGCCGCATTTGAAGAATGGCTTAAAACCATCAAAGGAAAATTCATCCTGGTTTCTATGATGCAGCCCACCGGCCGCCCGGATTACAACTGGGAAGAATACGCGACTGAAGAATCCTTCCAAAAAATGAAAGAAGAGCGTGATGCCATGCAAGATGCCTGGCGCGAACGCTTCACAAAAATTGGCTACAACTCCCGCGAAGTGCTCTCCGTTCTGGAAGAAGCAGGAGCAGCAGGTATTATCCAATCCCGTTGGTCAAGTGGATTTGGTGTGAATAAAATCTTCAGTGCGGGCACCGAAAAAGTGCCTGTAATAGACCTTGCCCTTGAAGATTATGGCATGCTTTATCGAATGGTTGAGTATGGAGATGATCCTGTCATTAAAGTAAATGCCCAATCTAAAAAACTGGGTAAAGTTCCGACTTTCAATACCATTGCTACCATTCCCGGCTCAGAAAAACCGGACGAGTACATTATCCTTTCAGCTCACTACGATTCCTGGGACGGCGGGACCGGAGCCACCGATAACGCCACCGGCTCCATTACCATGATGGAAGCTGCGCGAATTCTGAAAGAAGTGTACCCAAACCCAAAACGTACGATTATTGTCGGACTGTGGGGAAGTGAAGAGCAAGGCCTTAACGGATCAACGGCTTTTGTGGAAGATAATCCTGAAATCGTTGACAATATGCAGGCCTTGTTTAATCAGGATAATGGAACCGGACGTGTGGTCCGCATATCCGGGCAGGGGTTCCTGCATGCTTATGAGTTTTTAGGGCGATGGCTGGAAGCTGTACCCCGCGATATCACCCGACATATTGAAACCACTTTTCCAGGAACTCCCGGTGGTGGCGGTTCTGATTATGCTTCTTTTGTTTCAGCCGGAGCTCCCGGTTTTTCTCTTAGCTCGTTAAGCTGGAGCTACTGGAACTATACCTGGCATACCAATCGCGATACTTATGATAAAATCGTTTTCGATGATGTACGGAATAATGCCATCCTGACGGCAGTTTTAACTTATATGGCCAGCGAAGATCCCGAGACTTTCCCTCGCGATAAAGCTGTGTTACCGATCAGCCGAAGAACCGGTGAGCAAATGACCTGGCCCACACCGCGTACGGCAAACCGGGACGGCGGAAACTAA
- a CDS encoding YtxH domain-containing protein — MSRSSDYISGIISGALVGAAIALLYAPDTGKNTRDRLSYRLSNYYDELNDLIEQLREEKEILVSEAKEKGDKVVLDAKEKAEGLIKEAEDLLESIETAKKKG, encoded by the coding sequence ATGAGTAGATCATCAGATTATATATCAGGAATTATTTCAGGAGCTCTCGTTGGTGCTGCTATTGCACTGCTTTATGCTCCGGATACAGGCAAAAACACCAGAGACCGGCTTTCATACAGGCTCAGCAACTATTACGATGAGCTGAATGACTTAATCGAACAGCTTCGAGAGGAAAAAGAAATTTTAGTTTCTGAAGCCAAAGAGAAAGGTGATAAAGTCGTCCTTGATGCCAAAGAAAAAGCAGAAGGACTGATCAAAGAAGCCGAAGATTTATTGGAGTCTATCGAAACGGCTAAGAAGAAAGGCTGA